The following nucleotide sequence is from Candidatus Thermoplasmatota archaeon.
GAACGCGACGTTCTTCGCGATCGCGCGCGACGACACCGAGGTTTCGGTGAAGATCACGCTCTTTAAGAGCGCCGCGCCGTTCCTCAACGCGACGATGACGGAGACGTCGCCCGGCAACTGGACGTACACGTGGAGCTGCGCCGAGGCCGGGATCTTCTCGTACCGGGTGTCCGCGACGGACTCCGCGGGCTTCGAGAAGGTCGACGTCGAGCGGCCCTTCGACTGCGTGCCGAACACGGCGCCGCGCACGACGTGGACGCCGGGGTCCTCGGAAGGCGTGTCGATCAACGGCGTCAACTACGTGGGCCGCTCCCCCACCTTGCACTTCCTCACCGCGGACGGAGCCGACAACGTCAACGAGTCCTCCATCTCGGTGAAGGTGAACGGCGTCGCGGTGAAGTTCGACAAGCAGTACGACGCGGGCCGGAAAGGCTTCCGCATCACGCTTCCGCCGCAGACGCTCGGCGCGCCCCTCGCGCACAACGCGAGCATCCACGTCGAGATCACGAGCGCGGACCTCTCCTCCGCGGAGCTTTCGGCGACGACGCCCATCGCGTTCAAGGTGGACGCGCTTCCGCCCCGCACGCGTCTCGTCTCGCTCGAGCCCTCGGTCGTCAAGGGCGACACGACGTACGTCGGTCCCTCGACGCGCTTCGTCCTGCAGGCCACCGATCCCGACGGCCTCCCGACGGGCGTCTCGGGGACCTTCTACGAGGTCGGACGCATCTCGCTCAGCGCCCTCACGCGCTACCCGAGCGGGGGCTTCACCCTCAAGAGCCTCCCCGAGGTGTACTCGGGCCCCGGCCAGTACGTGGTGCGGTGGAACTCGACGGACGACGTCGGCAACAACGAGACGCGCGGCGTCGCGGGCACGACCTCCGCGAGCGTCTATCTCGACGAGAATCCTCCCGCGGAGAACCTGCTCGAGAGCGACCACCAGGGCCGCTACGTGAACGTCTCCGCGCGCGACATCGAGTCCGGCAGCGCCGTCTCCGGGTCGGGCGTCAAGCGCGTGACGGTGTTCTACCGCCTCGACCGCGGCCCCGAAGTGCGCCTCGAAGCCGCGCTCGAGGACGGCAAGTGGCGCGCGGTCCTTCCCGCGGGCAAGCGCGGCGAGAACGTCACCTACTACATCGAGCTCGAGGACGAGGTCGGCAACGTCGGCCACTCGCGCTCGCCCACGAAGCCGTACTTCTACGTCGTCGGCAACAGCGTGCCCGGCCTCACGATCCGGTCGCCCGCGAGCGGCGCGACGGTGAAGGACGTCCTCCGGATCCTGTGGACCACCTGGGACGACGACGCCGACGACCGCGTGGTCGTGACGGCCTACTACCGGCTCTCCGGCCAGTCGGTCGGCGATCGCCTCATCGGCAACGTGAGCGACGGGACCCACATCGACTGGAACACGCTCGACGTGCCGGACGGCAAGTACGACATCACCGTCGTCGCAAGCGACGGCTTCGCGTCGACGCGCGTCGTGGTCCCGATCACCATCACGAATGCGGGCCCGGCGATCTCGAGCCCGCGCGTCGATCGCGACGAGGTCCGGCCGAAGGAGTCGATCCTCGTCACGGCGCGCATCAACAAGGCCGACGTGCGCAGCGTGAAGGCCCTCGTCCACAAGAACGGCGTCCAGGTCTCCGAAGTCGAGATGTTCGACAACGGGCAGAACGGGGACGCGCGCGCGAACGACCGCATCTACAGCGCCCGCGTCGCGGTCGACTCGACGGGCTCCTACACGATCATCGTGGAGGCGACCTACATCGAGAACAACGAGCCCGTGACGAGCCGGTCCGGCACGAACGCGATCAAGTTCACGGTCAAGTCGACCGCGGGCGACATCGTCGCGGAGAACGTCGTCCTCCTCGTCCTCGTCGGCCTCCTCGCGGCGGCCCTCGGAGCCGTCGCTTTCGTCGCCTGGCGCAAGTGGAGGGGGGCGCCGTGAGCATTCCCGGCCGGACGCGGCGCATCCTCATCCTCGCCGCGGCGGGGGCGGGCCTCGTGGGTCTCCTCCTTGCCCTCTCGGCCGTGGTCCTCGCGCTCGACGACGCGGCGATGTGGATCGTCGCCGGGCTCGTCCTCCTCGCGCTCGCCGTCGCCGCGGAGCTTGCGCTCCTCGTCGCGGGCGAGGCCGAGGCTTTCGACGAGGCCGGCGAATGGCACGACTGGGAAGCGCAGGCCGCGACCCCCGCGGGCGAGCTGGTCCTGCGCTGCGCCGGCTGCGGCGAGACGTTCACGATGGCCGACACCGGCGCGCGCCCCCTGACGGGCGCGTGCCCCCACTGCGGCCAGAGCGGCGTGCTCCGCGGCGAACCCGTCGCGGAGCGACCCCCCGCGCCTCACCGACGGTGAGGAATCGGCGTCACCCCCGACCGGACACACAGAGCCGATTTGGAAAAACTTCAAGGGGGGTCCCGCGGGCTTCGGGCGCGGAGTTGCTGACCTTGAAGTCGCTCGGTATCTGGATCCTCGCCACCGCCGTCCTCGTCGCCTACAGCGGCGCGGCCGCGGGAAGCTACGCGAAGGACGACTGCGAGAAGTACTGGTACGTCCCCGGGACGGCCCCCTCGGCCGAGAACGCGAAGGGCCACTTCTGCATCAAGCTCGAGACCTCCAAGCGACAGGGCGAGCCCGATTCCTACTTCGTCCACATCCCGAAGTCTTCCGGGTCCCACAGCTACGGATGCAACGGCACGCTCGGCGCCAACTGCTTCACCATGTACGAGGAGACGAACAAGCAGGCCGGCCTCCAGACGCGCCCCGGCTGCCTCGTCGGCAAGATCCCCAAGATCTGCTGGGCCGCCGACACCGAGAACGAGTTCTGATTCATCGCGCACCCTCCGGGGGGTTCCGGGAGGCTTTACCTTCCCGGGGGGCTGCGCAGGGCTCGCGCTCGGAAAGATCGTGGGCCTCGTCTCGGGAGTAAGCCCCTTTCTGTTCGCGCCCGGCGCCTTGCGGCGTCGGGGTTGACGGCATTCGCCTAGGCGTCCCACTGGCCGTTGGGGGCGCGGGCGCCCTGGGCCTTTGGACTTGCTCCGGGGCGGATGGCGCGTTTCATCAATTCCCCGCGCGTCGTCCGGGGCACCGCCCTTGACGGGCTCCCCCTTCACCCCAACGCGGGGCTGTGTCGTTTCTGCTCCTCCGTGCGGGCTCTCGCCCGCCCCGTCGCGGTGCGCGCGCTTCGAGGCGCGCGTCGCGCCGGGCCCCCTTCCCGCGTGGAGAGGGGACTTTCCTCAGCGCCCTCGAGGGGCACCGTCGGCCGTCCTCCGACTCGAGGCCGAGCCGTCATGTGGGCTCATCCGTGATAAGGGTGCGTTCCGGCCGGGCCTCGAGCGGCATCATGCTCGGGATGCCGCGCGCTCACCGCCGCCGCGCCACGATCGCGAGGATCGCCCGCGCGTGGCGCCGTCGGCGCACCGGGCCGAGGCCCGGGATGCCCGCGAGGTCCGCGCGCGTTCGCGGGCGCTCGCGCGCGATCGCGAGGAGGGTCGCGTTCGGGAGGACCCGCCAGGGCGGCGCGCCGAGACGGCGCGCGGCTTCGCGGCGATAGGTCGCGAGGGCCTCAACGAGCGCATCGCCCGGGGGGAGGCGGACGGGAGCGGAGGGCATGGGCCTCCCTCAACGCCGGCCGGGCCTTGGACCTGCTCCCGAGATCACGCCCGACGTGCGCCCGGCGCGGGACCAACAGGGCTTATCCGCGCGAGGGGCTTGCGACCGCGTGCGGTCCATCCTTCCCGCGCCGATGCCTCCCGGCTGCGCGAAATGCGCCCTCGCGGAGACGCGGACCCACATCGTCGTCTCGCGCGGCCGCGCGGACCGGCCGCGGCTCCTCGTCGTGGGGGAGGCGCCGGGGGCCGAGGAGGACGCCTCGGGCAGGCCGTTCGTGGGGCGAAGCGGCCGCCTTCTCGATCGCTGGCTCGCGGCGTGGGGGCTCGACGAGAACGACGTCCTCGTCACGAACGTGGTGCGATGCCGGCCGCCCGGAAACCGCAAACCCACGCCGGACGAGCAGGCGGCGTGCGGCGCCCACCTCCTCCATCTGCTTCAAGAGGCGCGACCCGCGGCCGTCCTCGCGCTCGGGCGCACGGCCGAGCGGTGGCTGCGCGCGCAAGGCGTCGAGCCGCTGTTCATCTATCACCCGAGCTACTACCTGCGCGGCTACCGCAGGTGGGAGGGCGACGTCGCCGCCCTCGCGGCCCGTCTCCCCGCGCCCCGGTCAGAAGGTTGATGCGCGACAGGGCGCGCACGCATGAGCGTGGACGTCCCTCAATTCCATCCCGCGCTCGGGGCGCGCATCCGCGGCAAGCCGGTGGTCGCAGGCTTCCCGGGACCCGGTCTTGCAGGCGGCATCGCGCTCGAGGAACTCTTCCAGGCGCTCGATCCGACGCCCGTCGCGGCCCTACGATGGGAAAGCCTCGCGCCGCACGCGCTCGTCGCGTCCGGCCGCGCTTCGTGGCCCATCGTGCTCGCGGACACGGGGTCCGTCGTGCTCCTCAAGGCCGAAACCGACGTGCCGGGGGTCCTCGCGCACGGGTTCGCGCGCGGCGTGCTCGGGGCGCTCGCCGAAGCGGGCGCGCGGGAGCTCGTCGTCCTCGAGGGGCTCACGGTGGACCTCGTCTCGCCTCCCGAAGGCGAGTCGAAGCCGGAGGCCTGGTACGTCGCGTCCGACGGCGGCCTCGCGGGCCGCTTCGCCGCCGCCGACCTGAAACCGCTCGAGGACGGCGTCCTCGGCGGCGTGCCGGGCGCGTGCCTTCTCTGGGGCCCCGAACTCGGGATGCCGGTCGGCGCCATCGTGGGGCCCACGCATCCCGCGCTCCCGGACCCTCGCGCGGCGAGCGCGCTCCTTGCTCCGCTCGAGCGACTCTATGGATTGCCCATCGACGTCGCGCACCTGCGGGAGCGCGCCGACGAGCTCGCGGAGGAGTTCACGCGCCTTGCGCGCCGCCTCGACGGGGACAGCCTCGAGGCCGGGATGTACACCTGACGCGGTCAGTCGTTGCGCGCCTTCTTCCGCTGGGCCTCGCCCGGCGGGTGGTACAGGTTGTTCACGGCCCACATGGCGGCGATGCCGAGGCCGATTGCGAGGAACGTGAGGACGAGAATCACGGTTCCCTGGTCCATGCGGCGGCCAAGCCCGTGGATCTCTTTAAATCTTCGGGTCGGAGGATCCCCGCCTCCGTGACGTAGCCGGTGACGAGGCCCGCGGGGGTCACGTCGAACGCCGGGTTGCGCGCGGTCCCGCCGCCGAGCTCCCCGGCGTCGCGCTCCTCGATCGGGATGTCCGCGCCCGTCCGGGTCGCGGCGTCGAACGTGGTCCGCGGCGCCGCCACGTAGAACGGGATCCCGTGGCGCTGCGCGAGGACCGCCTTCGTGTAGGTGCCGATCTTGTTCGCGACGTCGCCGTTCGCGGCGATGCGGTCCGCGCCCACGATCACCACGTCCACCTCGCCGCGCGCCATGAAGTGGCCCGCCGCATTGTCGGCGATGAGCGCGTGGGGAATGCCTTCGCCCGCAAGCTCCCACGCGGTGATGCGGCCCTGCAGGCGCGGCCGCGTCTCGTCCACCCAGGCGAAGACGTGACGGCCCGACGCGTGCGCGAGACGGATCGGCGCGAGGGCGGTCCCGACGTCCACGGCCGCGAGCGCGCCGGCGTGGCAATGCGTCAGGACGCGTGCCCCGTCGGGAATCGCGTCGAGGCCGTGTTCGCCGATCGCGACGCAGCGCGCGACCACGTCGTCGGCGTAGCCCGAGGCCGCCGCGAGCGGATCGCGCCCGTGGGCGAGGGCCAGGTCCATGTGGGCAAGCGCCGCGAAGAGATCGCGCGCCGTCGGCCGCGAGGCCGCGAGCTTCGCGCGCGACGCCGCGAGGTCCTCGCCCGCGATCGCCGCGAGGGCCATCCCGTAGGCGGCGGTCGCGCCGATCGTGGGCGCGCCCCGCACGATCATCGTCCGGATCGCGTCCGCGACGGCGTCGACGGTTTCGAGGCGCGCGAGCGCGACGCGGTCCGGAAGCATACGCTGGTCGACCGCGAGAACGGCGTCGTCCTCCCACTGCACGGCCCGCGCCTCGCGCGGATGGCCGTTCACCACGATGCGCACGCGCGGCCACCCGCGCCGCGCGGGATGAACGTTTCCCCGCCCGTCTCGCCGGGGGACCCCCGACGGGGGTCCGCGAAGCTTCACCCCGCGTCGCGTCGGAGGAGAACGCATGCCCCAGACCGTCTGGAAGGGTAGCGTGGGCTTCGGCCTCGTGAGCCTGCCCGTCCGCATGCACACGAGCACGCGCCCGAAGGGGGTCTCGTTCCGACTGCTGCACGCCGAGGACCACGCGCCCGTGAAGAACAGGCGCGTCTGCTCAGCCGACGGGAAGGCGCTCGAAAGCGAGGAGATCGTGCGCGGCGCGGACCTCGGCGGCGGGCGCTACGTCGAGCTCACCGACGAGGAGCTGGAGGCGATCACGCCGGCTTCCTCGAGCCTCATCGACGTCCGCGAGTTCGTCGACGCGGGCGCGATCGACCCGGTCTACCACGAACGGACGTACGTCCTCACGCCCCAGGCGGGGGGCGAGAAGGTGTACGAGCTGCTCCGGCGCGTCCTCGCGCGCGAGAATCGCGCGGCGATCGGTCTGGCCACCCTGCGCGAGCGCGAGCATCTCATCGCGATCCGGGCGACCGAGGACGGTCTTTTCGCGGACATCCTCCGGTTCGCGGACGAGGTCGCCGATCTGCCGAAGGTCGAAAGCCAGGCGGAGATCAGCGACGAGGAGGAGGAGCTTGCCGAGATGATCGTCGGCCGCATGACGAAAGGATTCGATCCCTCGAAGTACAAGGATTCCTACGAATCGCGCGTCCGCAGCCTCATCGACGCCAAGATCTCGGGCGGGGCCGTTCCCGTGGAGGCCGCGCCCGCGGCTCCCCGGCCCACCGCGGATCTCGTCGCGGCGCTGCGCGAGACGCTCGCGTCGGCCGAGAGCGGGGAGCATGCCCGTTCCGTTCATTAACGAGTCCGTCTCGGCGTTCCTCCTTTCGTACGCCGACGTCGAGAGCGCCTGGTACGAGCGCTATCGTCCCCGCGCGTACACGCGCGCATCCCAGGCCTTCCGGGCGCTCGGCGAGAGCGCCGACGACCTGCTCGCGCGCGAGGGAATCGACGGCCTGAGACGGCTCCCGGGCGTCGGGGCCTCCATCGCCGACGAGGTCGCGGAGTTCCTGCGCGAGGGCCGCGTCGCCGCCTACGAGGTCCGCCGCGAGGGGCTTCCACGGGGCTTCGACGATCTCGTCGCGCTCGAAGGCATGGGCGGCAGGCTCGCGCGGCGCCTCAAGGAGGAGGCGGCCATCGAGACGGTCGCGGACCTCGCGCGCGCGCTCGACGACGGTCGACGACTGCCGGGCGTCGATTCCGGGAAGGCGACCGCGCTTCGCGAGGCGATCCGCCTCGCGCCCTTGCGCCGGGGTTCGATCCCGCTCCCGGAGGCCCGCGCGCTCGCGGAGGCGATCCGGGACGCCCTCGCGACGGTCCCAGGCGTCGAGGAGATCCACGTCACCGGGAGCGTGCGCCGCGGCAAGCCGCTCGTCGGCGATCTCGATTTCGTCGCGCGCGCGACGGATCCGCGGCCCGTCATGCGCGCGTTCGCCTCGCTTCCCGTGGTCCGCCGCGTCTTCAGCCTCGGCGCGACGCGCACGCTCGTCCTGCTCGAGAACGGCGTCGACGCCGATCTCGTCGTCGCGCCCGAGGCGGGGTTCGGGCCGGCGCTCCAGTATTTCACGGGCGCGCTCGAGCACACCGTCGCGCTTCGCGAACGCGCGAACCGCATCGGCCTCGAGGTCGCGAACGTGTCGATCGCCAAGGGCGGCGTCCCGATCGCCGCGCCCGACGAAGCCGCGTTCTACCGCGCGCTCGGCCTTCGATGGATGCCGCCCGAGATCC
It contains:
- a CDS encoding Ku protein, giving the protein MPQTVWKGSVGFGLVSLPVRMHTSTRPKGVSFRLLHAEDHAPVKNRRVCSADGKALESEEIVRGADLGGGRYVELTDEELEAITPASSSLIDVREFVDAGAIDPVYHERTYVLTPQAGGEKVYELLRRVLARENRAAIGLATLREREHLIAIRATEDGLFADILRFADEVADLPKVESQAEISDEEEELAEMIVGRMTKGFDPSKYKDSYESRVRSLIDAKISGGAVPVEAAPAAPRPTADLVAALRETLASAESGEHARSVH
- a CDS encoding PAC2 family protein, translating into MSVDVPQFHPALGARIRGKPVVAGFPGPGLAGGIALEELFQALDPTPVAALRWESLAPHALVASGRASWPIVLADTGSVVLLKAETDVPGVLAHGFARGVLGALAEAGARELVVLEGLTVDLVSPPEGESKPEAWYVASDGGLAGRFAAADLKPLEDGVLGGVPGACLLWGPELGMPVGAIVGPTHPALPDPRAASALLAPLERLYGLPIDVAHLRERADELAEEFTRLARRLDGDSLEAGMYT
- the mtnA gene encoding S-methyl-5-thioribose-1-phosphate isomerase is translated as MRIVVNGHPREARAVQWEDDAVLAVDQRMLPDRVALARLETVDAVADAIRTMIVRGAPTIGATAAYGMALAAIAGEDLAASRAKLAASRPTARDLFAALAHMDLALAHGRDPLAAASGYADDVVARCVAIGEHGLDAIPDGARVLTHCHAGALAAVDVGTALAPIRLAHASGRHVFAWVDETRPRLQGRITAWELAGEGIPHALIADNAAGHFMARGEVDVVIVGADRIAANGDVANKIGTYTKAVLAQRHGIPFYVAAPRTTFDAATRTGADIPIEERDAGELGGGTARNPAFDVTPAGLVTGYVTEAGILRPEDLKRSTGLAAAWTREP
- a CDS encoding helix-hairpin-helix domain-containing protein, with translation MPVPFINESVSAFLLSYADVESAWYERYRPRAYTRASQAFRALGESADDLLAREGIDGLRRLPGVGASIADEVAEFLREGRVAAYEVRREGLPRGFDDLVALEGMGGRLARRLKEEAAIETVADLARALDDGRRLPGVDSGKATALREAIRLAPLRRGSIPLPEARALAEAIRDALATVPGVEEIHVTGSVRRGKPLVGDLDFVARATDPRPVMRAFASLPVVRRVFSLGATRTLVLLENGVDADLVVAPEAGFGPALQYFTGALEHTVALRERANRIGLEVANVSIAKGGVPIAAPDEAAFYRALGLRWMPPEIREYTGEIEAAERGTLPRLVERTDLRGDLVRVPLPEEGVTVPDFARESRALGLAWLAAVLTAAEWGPENASRFLDGIDAPERGEFGIAYGIEAAILPDGSLDAPAAALDRADFVVAALPDDAAGGKSELTARVVEALADPRVRVLAHPSGRRLSTRTEAGIDLRRVFEEARERGVLLEISGEPDRLDLDGPRVRLARGVGARLILASGARAPAEMRPNAREALVQARRGWAGPRDIASTGPLPFPRPPRAARIAQEG
- a CDS encoding uracil-DNA glycosylase encodes the protein MRSILPAPMPPGCAKCALAETRTHIVVSRGRADRPRLLVVGEAPGAEEDASGRPFVGRSGRLLDRWLAAWGLDENDVLVTNVVRCRPPGNRKPTPDEQAACGAHLLHLLQEARPAAVLALGRTAERWLRAQGVEPLFIYHPSYYLRGYRRWEGDVAALAARLPAPRSEG
- a CDS encoding HRDC domain-containing protein, translating into MPSAPVRLPPGDALVEALATYRREAARRLGAPPWRVLPNATLLAIARERPRTRADLAGIPGLGPVRRRRHARAILAIVARRR